Proteins from a genomic interval of Merismopedia glauca CCAP 1448/3:
- a CDS encoding BRO-N domain-containing protein, whose product MLWAMQILVKPYPPKSTRNIPALPFMVIQGQNRDVTCISEPAIYQLIFGSKLESAERFRRWVFEQVLPSIR is encoded by the coding sequence ATGCTTTGGGCTATGCAGATCCTAGTAAAACCATATCCACCAAAGTCAACAAGGAATATACCTGCGTTACCTTTCATGGTAATTCAGGGTCAAAACCGTGACGTGACTTGCATTTCAGAACCTGCAATATACCAACTTATCTTTGGTTCCAAACTAGAATCTGCTGAACGTTTCCGTCGCTGGGTCTTTGAGCAGGTCTTGCCGAGCATCAGACA
- a CDS encoding BRO family protein, with amino-acid sequence MSSRAFPFKGREIMSDLSIFEFESQEIRFVEIDGIQYVVGIDVANALGYADPSKTISTKVNKEYTCVTFHGNSGSKP; translated from the coding sequence ATGTCCTCTCGTGCTTTTCCGTTTAAAGGAAGGGAAATTATGAGCGATTTATCCATCTTTGAATTTGAATCTCAGGAAATCCGATTTGTTGAGATTGATGGCATCCAATATGTTGTTGGCATAGATGTAGCTAATGCTTTGGGCTATGCAGATCCTAGTAAAACCATATCCACCAAAGTCAACAAGGAATATACCTGCGTTACCTTTCATGGTAATTCAGGGTCAAAACCGTGA
- a CDS encoding siphovirus Gp157 family protein, which yields MDNSIMAIATYMTTEYDINRATLALLSCYAAELWEQLEELPEGEEQAQALENLLQIQDATASKIDAIAYVADQLKVDLETWSTRLQKVVELHTQVINKRKKQLEHLKAYLVRLNELGMLKDKVIGTQRRIDFQNSPKSVELLVEPEELPQEYQTIKVTAKSKEILEAYKRGEDTSAIAKVSQSKHVRFRSLSQKQS from the coding sequence ATGGACAACAGTATTATGGCGATCGCTACTTATATGACGACAGAATATGACATCAACCGCGCTACCTTAGCTCTCCTTAGCTGCTACGCCGCCGAACTGTGGGAGCAGTTGGAAGAACTGCCAGAGGGCGAAGAACAAGCACAAGCACTAGAGAATCTGCTGCAAATCCAAGATGCCACAGCCAGTAAAATTGATGCAATAGCATATGTCGCAGACCAACTAAAAGTTGACCTGGAAACATGGTCAACTAGACTACAAAAGGTAGTCGAATTACACACACAGGTAATTAACAAGCGCAAAAAGCAGTTAGAACACCTTAAAGCTTACTTAGTTCGACTAAATGAGCTAGGAATGCTCAAAGACAAAGTAATAGGCACTCAAAGACGCATCGACTTCCAAAATAGCCCAAAATCAGTGGAATTGTTGGTGGAACCAGAAGAATTGCCCCAGGAGTACCAGACTATCAAGGTTACAGCTAAATCTAAGGAGATTCTGGAGGCATACAAGCGGGGAGAGGATACTAGTGCGATCGCTAAGGTTAGTCAGAGCAAGCACGTTAGGTTTAGGAGTTTAAGCCAGAAACAGAGTTGA